In Synergistaceae bacterium, a single genomic region encodes these proteins:
- a CDS encoding DUF4957 domain-containing protein — protein sequence MLLCLIILLGAFPAWSQTYTVNNINGLTNTLSSANDGDIIILASGDYDLDSTLTINKSITLRGNTSSDTIIQRSSSATSKFRNINISGSAVILQNLTIQNASSNADGGGIYYNVSNGTLSIDNCIITNNAVGSSYSGGGIYSGGIVTITNSTITDNNANNGGGGIFNESTATITNCTITENTANNDGQDIYTSTNISALNTLIWNSVLNENDVIYGTVNLTNCATPSGIGTNPVTLTSWSNPVSSSVEVNGVTHTVFTIENNTELQGLVGKGIQSGDQTPATDQIGTLRASKPTIGAIEGASISVITISCDVDTLEITKGYSRDITLSADLEDDYKEWPISWSISPDVSGITISNDGVLTVGESVAVGVYSVDIIAAITSGDESYSDNKTITVSVYPYPVIVISQASASGTAGSAFTQTLTANITVNSADYTVTPVWSYSGNLPEGIRLSNDKFVGTPTQSGDYEITIKVSADVTTIDSHDIIISSEKTLTLNISAATVTISGTPAQSGNINFSAHSVQRLTLLLTHGARQDFPES from the coding sequence TTGCTTCTATGTTTGATTATCTTGCTGGGAGCTTTTCCTGCGTGGAGTCAGACTTATACTGTCAATAATATAAATGGACTCACCAACACGCTGAGTAGTGCAAATGATGGAGATATAATTATCCTTGCTTCAGGTGATTATGATTTAGACAGCACACTCACAATCAATAAATCAATCACTCTTAGGGGCAATACTTCAAGCGACACAATAATACAGCGTTCGAGCAGTGCAACCAGCAAATTTAGAAATATAAATATATCAGGAAGTGCTGTTATACTTCAAAACTTGACAATTCAGAATGCTAGTTCTAATGCTGACGGCGGTGGAATTTATTATAATGTGAGTAATGGTACTCTCAGTATTGATAACTGCATTATAACCAACAATGCTGTCGGTAGTAGCTACTCCGGCGGCGGAATTTATAGCGGCGGCATTGTAACTATCACGAATTCCACTATAACAGACAACAATGCAAACAACGGCGGCGGCGGGATTTTTAACGAAAGCACGGCAACTATCACGAACTGCACTATTACAGAAAATACGGCAAACAACGACGGCCAAGACATTTATACTAGTACTAATATCTCAGCACTAAATACGCTAATATGGAATTCTGTATTGAATGAGAATGATGTTATATATGGTACTGTCAATCTAACAAATTGCGCAACGCCCAGCGGAATCGGCACTAATCCCGTTACATTAACTTCATGGTCTAATCCTGTATCATCAAGCGTAGAAGTAAACGGCGTGACTCATACAGTTTTTACGATTGAGAATAACACGGAATTACAAGGACTCGTGGGCAAGGGCATACAAAGCGGCGACCAGACTCCGGCAACAGACCAGATCGGAACTCTCCGCGCAAGTAAGCCGACAATTGGAGCTATTGAGGGAGCTAGTATATCTGTTATTACAATTTCATGCGATGTCGATACACTGGAAATTACAAAAGGTTATTCACGAGATATTACTCTTAGTGCGGACTTGGAAGATGATTATAAAGAATGGCCAATCAGCTGGAGTATTTCTCCTGATGTCAGCGGCATTACAATATCAAATGACGGCGTTTTGACAGTGGGCGAAAGTGTCGCAGTGGGAGTTTACAGCGTTGATATTATTGCGGCTATAACGAGTGGGGACGAGTCTTATTCGGACAATAAAACAATCACAGTGAGTGTATATCCGTATCCTGTTATAGTAATTTCGCAGGCCTCAGCGTCAGGAACAGCAGGGAGCGCATTTACTCAAACATTAACAGCAAATATAACAGTCAACAGCGCAGACTATACAGTAACGCCCGTATGGAGTTATTCAGGAAATTTGCCGGAGGGAATTAGACTCAGCAATGATAAATTTGTAGGAACTCCGACACAAAGCGGCGATTATGAAATTACTATAAAAGTTTCTGCGGACGTTACTACAATTGACAGCCATGATATTATTATTTCAAGTGAGAAAACTCTCACGCTAAATATATCAGCTGCAACGGTTACTATTTCAGGGACTCCGGCACAGTCGGGGAATATAAATTTTTCTGCACATTCAGTGCAACGCCTAACACTCTTACTTACACATGGAGCGCGTCAGGACTTCCCAGAGAGTTAA